Proteins from a genomic interval of Sphingobacterium sp. SYP-B4668:
- a CDS encoding SusC/RagA family TonB-linked outer membrane protein — translation MKKAIYLLLFIFSIPLLSMAQGVVSGSVKNTSGPLAGVTILEKGVNNQTQTDQNGRFTLQLRGSKTIIFRSIGYTTQERQVIGGENLEITLQSNSQDINEVVVVGFGTTKKLTSTGAVSSIKGAEIRQVPTSSVQNALSGRLPGFVAVQRSGQPGRDASDFYIRGVSSLNPDGNQPLIIVDDIEYTYEQLSQINMNEIESISILKDASTTAVFGIKGANGVLVVKTRRGESGKPKINVRLESGMQSPVSKLDFLNAYESALLWNEAITNTVGDNTYQPFNSESLEHFRLRDDPYGHPDMNWYKEIFKPSSLQYNSNVDISGGSQSIKYFISGGAFSQDGNLYNFENEGDNVNNNYYYRRFNLRSNLDVQATKSLKLRMDFRANFNNINNPRAGNIVGEVFNFNKIRPWSAPFLNPNGSYAYANDTQELLPTINARLATSGYTLNRRNDINILFGGTQELDVLTKGLSLSTRIAYASIESNGREQGRDQIPVYRYFPETGNYQLKGGAPYVLENYTLRAYQGDYNSRVNVQANLNYTRAFGSHRVNTLFLYNRESYKTKGDKMTNWIPQNFQGFTFRTGYDYQEKYLVDVTLAYNGSDRFQASKRYGVFPAISAGYNLAKENFFKDRFDFVDLFKLRTSYGIVGSDKVAGDRYLYQQVYNEGGGYSFGETHQPSGTIFEGNLGNSNVTWEKQKSFDVGLDISLLNNKFSLVLDYFNNIRYDQLVTSQSLPILIGVGVSPTNIARVRNRGVEFELSYNDNVGDFNYNVKGVLTYFKNKILFQDEPMPAFPWLQVTGRQVNQPFGYVYDGFYTADNLELSPKPAGAYEVQPGDLRYKDLNGDGIIDDYDRTAIGKPNIPNTSFGLTLGGSYKGFSFSALLQGTTGYSFSVQGAGIEPFQSQFQPIHQERWTAGTAATAKFPRLTTNPTTINSPSSYMSDFWLIDATYLRLKSVELGYQLPERWLPFKMNNARLYLSAYNLFTWTNYSLYQQDPEVTSNTAGDAYQNQRVINLGVSIGL, via the coding sequence ATGAAAAAGGCTATATATCTACTACTATTTATATTTAGTATTCCACTCCTTAGCATGGCACAAGGCGTGGTCTCGGGATCGGTCAAGAATACTTCAGGTCCATTGGCAGGGGTGACCATTCTTGAAAAAGGAGTTAACAATCAAACCCAAACCGACCAAAATGGACGATTTACATTACAGCTCCGCGGGAGCAAAACCATTATATTCCGTAGTATAGGCTATACTACGCAAGAGCGACAGGTTATAGGTGGCGAAAACTTGGAGATTACGCTCCAATCTAATAGTCAAGATATCAATGAAGTGGTGGTTGTGGGCTTTGGTACGACTAAGAAACTGACGAGTACTGGAGCTGTAAGCTCAATAAAAGGGGCTGAAATAAGACAAGTGCCCACTTCCAGTGTTCAGAATGCACTTTCTGGAAGACTACCTGGCTTTGTAGCCGTACAACGCTCAGGCCAACCCGGACGTGATGCTTCGGATTTTTACATTCGCGGAGTAAGCTCCCTTAATCCGGATGGCAATCAGCCCCTCATTATCGTGGATGATATTGAGTACACCTACGAGCAATTATCACAGATTAATATGAATGAAATCGAAAGCATATCCATATTAAAAGATGCCTCCACTACGGCAGTGTTTGGAATCAAGGGTGCAAACGGGGTATTGGTGGTTAAAACCCGTCGTGGAGAATCGGGTAAGCCCAAGATCAATGTCCGTTTGGAGTCCGGAATGCAGAGTCCTGTCAGCAAACTTGATTTTCTCAATGCCTACGAGAGTGCATTGTTGTGGAATGAAGCCATTACCAATACAGTGGGTGATAATACCTATCAGCCGTTTAATTCTGAGTCTTTGGAGCATTTCCGGCTCAGGGATGATCCTTACGGCCATCCGGATATGAATTGGTATAAGGAGATTTTTAAACCGAGCAGCTTGCAATACAACAGTAATGTGGATATCTCCGGTGGAAGCCAAAGCATCAAGTACTTCATTTCGGGTGGGGCCTTCTCGCAAGATGGCAACCTCTACAATTTTGAAAATGAAGGTGATAATGTCAATAACAACTATTACTATCGTCGATTTAATCTGCGGTCCAATCTAGATGTGCAGGCTACCAAGAGCTTAAAATTGCGAATGGATTTTAGGGCAAACTTCAACAATATCAATAATCCACGAGCTGGAAATATTGTAGGTGAGGTGTTCAATTTCAATAAAATACGTCCTTGGTCAGCTCCATTTCTAAATCCTAACGGTTCGTATGCTTATGCAAATGATACGCAAGAGCTTTTGCCCACTATCAATGCTCGGTTGGCTACCTCTGGTTATACCCTAAATCGTCGAAATGATATCAATATACTTTTTGGAGGTACGCAGGAGTTGGACGTATTGACGAAGGGACTTTCTCTTTCGACACGTATTGCTTATGCAAGTATTGAATCCAATGGCCGTGAACAAGGTCGGGATCAAATTCCGGTCTACAGGTATTTTCCCGAAACTGGAAATTATCAATTAAAAGGTGGCGCCCCCTACGTATTGGAAAACTATACCCTACGGGCATACCAAGGAGATTATAACAGTCGGGTAAATGTGCAAGCCAATTTGAACTATACCCGTGCATTTGGCAGTCACCGAGTCAACACCTTATTCCTGTATAATCGAGAGTCCTATAAGACAAAGGGGGATAAGATGACCAATTGGATTCCACAAAACTTTCAAGGTTTTACTTTCCGTACGGGGTATGATTATCAGGAGAAGTATCTAGTAGACGTTACGTTAGCTTATAACGGGTCAGATCGCTTTCAGGCTAGTAAACGCTATGGGGTGTTTCCCGCTATATCTGCAGGTTACAACCTCGCTAAAGAGAATTTTTTCAAAGATCGGTTTGATTTCGTGGATCTATTTAAGTTACGCACTTCCTATGGAATTGTGGGGTCGGATAAAGTTGCGGGCGATCGTTATCTCTATCAACAAGTCTACAACGAAGGAGGAGGATATTCTTTTGGAGAAACGCATCAGCCTTCGGGAACCATATTTGAAGGAAACCTTGGTAATAGTAATGTGACGTGGGAAAAGCAAAAATCATTCGACGTCGGCTTGGATATTAGTTTGTTGAATAATAAATTTTCGTTGGTCTTGGATTATTTCAATAATATCCGATATGATCAATTGGTGACTTCGCAATCGTTACCCATACTCATTGGTGTAGGAGTCTCGCCTACCAATATAGCACGCGTACGAAATCGAGGTGTGGAATTTGAGCTCAGTTACAATGACAATGTTGGCGATTTTAACTACAATGTCAAAGGTGTGTTGACCTATTTCAAAAACAAAATCTTGTTTCAAGACGAACCGATGCCCGCTTTCCCGTGGTTGCAGGTGACTGGACGTCAGGTTAATCAACCATTTGGCTATGTCTATGATGGATTTTATACGGCTGATAATTTAGAGCTCAGCCCTAAACCAGCGGGTGCATATGAGGTTCAACCAGGCGATCTTCGCTACAAGGATTTGAATGGAGATGGCATTATCGACGATTATGATCGAACAGCCATTGGTAAACCGAATATTCCAAATACTAGCTTTGGCTTGACATTAGGGGGGAGTTATAAAGGATTTAGCTTTAGTGCTCTATTGCAAGGGACCACAGGCTATAGCTTCAGTGTACAGGGAGCAGGTATTGAACCCTTCCAGAGCCAGTTTCAACCCATACATCAGGAGCGTTGGACCGCTGGGACTGCTGCTACAGCGAAGTTTCCCCGACTAACGACCAATCCGACAACAATCAACAGCCCCTCTTCCTATATGTCTGATTTTTGGTTGATAGACGCGACCTATTTGCGATTAAAATCAGTTGAATTAGGATACCAATTGCCAGAGCGTTGGTTACCTTTTAAGATGAATAACGCTCGGTTATACTTGAGTGCATACAATTTGTTCACGTGGACAAATTACTCACTCTATCAGCAGGATCCAGAAGTGACCTCTAATACCGCAGGGGATGCCTACCAAAATCAACGTGTGATTAACCTCGGTGTGTCAATAGGACTTTAA
- a CDS encoding glutathionylspermidine synthase family protein — protein MQIKKLRIDPHWESRLANIGYGYHTLDNIPYWIDDYYYEISSQEADFIYKATNELWSMCLDAVEYIIKNKLYHHFRIPAFMISHIERAWEQDEPSIYGRFDFAYSAIDRQLKMLEFNADTPTSLFETGIVQWYWKKHYFPELTDQFNSIHEQLIDSWTQLKPYLKGNILHFACVKESLEDLTNVEYLRDTALQANIETKLIYIDDMGWTGSHFVDLEGEPIQSIFKLYPWEWMVREDFAYHIVNDIHRAQWIEPSWKMLLSNKAILPILWQLFPNHPHLLAAYYTEPNHLQHFVKKPLLSREGANVQMYYDKRMIYATEGEYGYEGHIYQELANLHREETGFSIIGSWVIGQESCGISFRESDMPITTDKSRFIPHIIRH, from the coding sequence ATGCAAATCAAGAAATTACGTATTGACCCCCATTGGGAATCCCGATTAGCAAATATCGGTTACGGCTATCATACATTGGATAACATCCCTTATTGGATTGATGATTATTACTACGAGATAAGTAGTCAAGAGGCAGATTTTATATACAAAGCAACCAATGAACTTTGGAGCATGTGTCTGGACGCTGTAGAATATATCATAAAGAATAAACTGTATCATCATTTTCGCATCCCTGCGTTTATGATTTCTCATATTGAGCGTGCTTGGGAGCAGGATGAACCCTCCATTTATGGACGTTTTGATTTTGCTTACAGCGCCATAGACCGACAATTGAAAATGTTGGAATTCAATGCCGACACCCCCACCTCTCTTTTCGAAACAGGCATTGTACAGTGGTATTGGAAAAAACATTATTTCCCAGAGTTGACAGATCAATTCAACAGCATTCACGAGCAATTGATTGATAGCTGGACCCAATTGAAACCTTATCTGAAGGGAAATATTTTGCATTTTGCATGTGTTAAAGAGTCATTGGAAGATTTGACCAATGTTGAGTACCTGAGGGATACTGCCCTTCAAGCCAATATAGAGACCAAGTTAATCTATATCGATGATATGGGCTGGACGGGAAGTCATTTTGTCGATCTCGAAGGCGAGCCTATCCAATCAATATTCAAATTATATCCTTGGGAATGGATGGTACGGGAAGACTTTGCCTACCATATTGTGAACGACATCCATCGTGCCCAATGGATCGAGCCCTCTTGGAAAATGCTATTATCCAATAAAGCAATCCTACCCATCCTATGGCAATTATTTCCAAATCATCCCCATTTGCTTGCTGCTTATTATACCGAACCTAATCATTTGCAGCATTTTGTCAAAAAACCCCTTCTTTCACGTGAAGGAGCAAATGTGCAGATGTATTACGACAAACGGATGATCTATGCGACCGAAGGTGAATATGGATACGAAGGTCATATCTATCAAGAGCTTGCCAACTTACATCGTGAAGAAACTGGTTTTTCTATTATAGGTAGCTGGGTGATTGGTCAAGAGTCTTGCGGTATATCATTTCGAGAATCCGACATGCCCATCACCACAGACAAAAGTCGATTTATCCCCCACATAATCAGACATTAG
- a CDS encoding anthrone oxygenase family protein: protein MTFVNITLLLTAITTALMAGFFYSYSISVSIGLGKLSDSVFLKAMQSINKEVQNSLFFICFLGTIVLLPLAAVQHIESPSFLFLLFASVLYIIGVFGVTVAVNVPLNNQLENFQIEASTPLQIREMRAVFEARWNYWNNIRTLASIGTITLVLLACIIKK, encoded by the coding sequence ATGACGTTCGTAAATATCACCCTATTGCTAACCGCTATCACAACGGCACTAATGGCTGGCTTCTTCTACTCTTATTCCATTTCCGTTAGTATAGGCCTTGGAAAATTATCCGATTCGGTTTTTCTAAAGGCAATGCAAAGTATCAATAAGGAAGTCCAGAATTCATTATTCTTTATTTGCTTCTTAGGAACTATCGTTCTACTTCCACTGGCTGCTGTACAACATATTGAGTCCCCATCATTCCTATTTTTACTTTTTGCCAGTGTACTTTACATTATAGGTGTTTTCGGCGTCACTGTAGCCGTTAATGTGCCGCTCAACAATCAACTAGAGAATTTCCAAATTGAAGCCTCAACTCCTCTTCAAATAAGAGAAATGAGAGCCGTCTTTGAAGCCCGATGGAATTATTGGAATAATATACGAACGTTAGCCTCCATTGGCACGATCACTTTAGTCCTACTCGCTTGTATTATAAAAAAATGA
- a CDS encoding two-component regulator propeller domain-containing protein, whose amino-acid sequence MRRILFVMSLLCLGWNAASQESGFVFRDFKLPQSFRNKIVTNVEKDKAGLLWLATNSGLYRYDGNEAIFFDGKSQPALNNSKITSIFSDTKNNMWLGTESGLIRFDLHKWMTTEVKTAYSKEAPSRQPHFESIGEGRNGTIYAGTLDGRLFRVEKDSLQVLLDINHEFPNQYNLPSVAAVSEPYPNELWLRTEMGKMIRIRIRGGQYMPPEYFGLPEFHRANIREVYFHRSGKCILNITGHGIYIFDTRKGSFHKIPELANNGVGQRGIVFLAPYMENEILIFTNQPDIGKEQLFVYNFQTNSTRHQLVTYPEYLRSNHIEWFKNPGNTLFMSLNNRILELAPAKNMFKSILTDAVAINSIRSIYKHKTGTLYVGSYKDRFISIDESTGKKESISNHFVYKILPWGPDSLLLGTEGDGMLWYDIRSKKISPIRLDSDNVNNREPGSYITALVRKSETEVWVGTYSGLFLVDLKKKTHQPIEQNVLGQLKITSLAHNEDQLWIGTPLGLTVWNSGQNKIVINKEKNPVYCVIPVGDTFWIGTHGAGIRILNKNGQVLQTLDNANGLADDIVYSILTSDKKAVAATHNGLSVIDRKTLQIHNYSRLDQLPADEFNQAAAFHEGDSFYLGTINGILKFRTNDTILPLSTSASTNIALHITSLTTEHANHGLHRNYSFPYQANRSLTIEGGTRYFTIGFGVVSGATGELKYFYKLDSALEWVPLGSRQEITFVEMPPGEYNLHLTAQLPDGTWTDTKLTVPLLVVPLFHQTVWFKGLMVLMFLFLIWCVFRYREYIIRKEKNLRVSIASDLHDEVGSSLTRIYYQADSLSAKAIPLSNGSKQLEQIAETSRDALLTMSDMVWSIDARFDTVKDLIDRMKDYVYKLREELNIAYHFEVKGEYTLLTASQIVRQNLFLIFKEALTNATKYGDGKAISIEIQFDGNPYLKIRNSYVNGLQQVAKRQGGRGLHNMETRAIKMGGRLCIEEGNGIFLLTVEIAQLR is encoded by the coding sequence ATGAGAAGAATACTGTTTGTTATGAGCTTGCTTTGTTTGGGATGGAATGCCGCTTCGCAGGAAAGTGGGTTTGTATTTCGAGATTTCAAGTTACCTCAAAGTTTTAGGAATAAAATTGTCACCAATGTCGAGAAGGACAAGGCAGGTCTGCTTTGGTTAGCCACTAACAGCGGTCTATACCGTTACGATGGAAACGAAGCCATCTTTTTTGATGGTAAAAGTCAACCAGCACTCAACAACAGCAAAATCACATCCATCTTCTCGGATACAAAGAACAACATGTGGCTGGGGACGGAGAGTGGACTCATACGATTCGACCTCCATAAGTGGATGACCACAGAGGTAAAGACGGCTTATTCCAAAGAAGCTCCGTCTAGGCAACCTCATTTTGAAAGTATCGGAGAGGGAAGGAACGGAACTATTTATGCAGGGACATTGGATGGTAGACTTTTTCGTGTGGAGAAAGATAGTCTGCAGGTACTCTTAGATATCAATCACGAATTTCCCAATCAATACAATTTGCCTTCTGTCGCTGCAGTGTCCGAACCTTATCCCAATGAATTGTGGTTGCGGACTGAAATGGGAAAGATGATCCGTATTCGTATAAGGGGAGGGCAATATATGCCGCCTGAATATTTTGGATTGCCCGAATTCCATCGTGCTAATATTCGTGAAGTATACTTTCATCGTTCGGGGAAATGTATTTTGAATATTACAGGACATGGTATTTATATATTCGACACGCGTAAAGGTAGTTTCCATAAAATTCCGGAATTGGCTAACAATGGTGTTGGGCAACGGGGAATCGTATTCTTAGCACCCTATATGGAAAATGAAATACTAATCTTTACCAATCAGCCTGATATAGGGAAGGAGCAGTTATTTGTTTATAACTTTCAAACGAATAGTACCCGTCATCAGTTGGTGACCTATCCGGAATATTTGCGAAGCAATCACATCGAATGGTTTAAAAATCCGGGGAATACGCTTTTTATGTCGCTTAATAACAGGATACTTGAACTTGCTCCGGCTAAAAATATGTTCAAATCTATCCTGACTGATGCTGTAGCTATTAATAGTATTCGTAGTATCTACAAGCATAAAACCGGTACACTGTACGTTGGCTCGTATAAAGATCGTTTCATTAGTATCGACGAAAGTACAGGTAAGAAAGAGTCTATTTCCAATCACTTTGTTTATAAGATATTGCCTTGGGGACCTGACAGTCTCCTTCTAGGTACAGAAGGGGATGGGATGCTATGGTATGATATTAGAAGCAAGAAAATTTCACCGATTAGACTTGATTCGGATAACGTGAATAATCGTGAGCCAGGTAGTTATATTACCGCTTTGGTAAGAAAGAGTGAAACAGAGGTGTGGGTCGGGACATATAGTGGTCTATTTTTGGTTGACTTGAAAAAAAAGACGCATCAACCAATCGAACAAAATGTATTAGGACAGCTCAAGATAACGAGCTTGGCACACAATGAAGATCAACTATGGATTGGCACTCCACTTGGATTGACTGTGTGGAACAGTGGGCAGAATAAGATAGTCATAAATAAAGAGAAAAATCCGGTTTATTGCGTTATACCGGTGGGCGATACATTTTGGATAGGTACCCATGGAGCTGGGATCAGAATATTGAATAAAAACGGTCAAGTACTCCAAACCTTAGACAATGCGAATGGGCTGGCCGATGACATTGTCTATAGTATACTGACCAGTGATAAGAAGGCAGTGGCAGCTACGCACAATGGGCTTAGTGTTATTGATCGGAAGACCCTGCAAATCCATAATTATTCGCGCTTGGATCAATTGCCTGCAGACGAATTTAACCAAGCCGCTGCATTTCATGAAGGAGATAGTTTTTATTTAGGTACGATCAATGGAATTTTAAAGTTTAGGACGAATGACACCATCTTGCCCCTTTCCACTTCTGCCTCTACGAACATAGCCCTACACATCACGAGTTTAACTACAGAACACGCTAATCATGGATTGCATCGAAATTATTCATTTCCATATCAAGCGAATCGAAGCTTAACGATTGAGGGAGGGACGCGATATTTTACCATTGGATTTGGAGTTGTAAGTGGGGCTACTGGTGAACTGAAATATTTTTATAAACTGGATAGTGCATTGGAGTGGGTTCCGCTGGGGAGTAGGCAGGAGATTACATTTGTAGAAATGCCTCCGGGAGAGTATAATTTACATCTTACGGCTCAATTGCCAGATGGTACTTGGACAGATACGAAGCTAACGGTTCCTCTTTTGGTCGTCCCGTTGTTCCATCAGACTGTTTGGTTTAAAGGATTGATGGTGTTGATGTTCTTATTCCTAATTTGGTGTGTTTTTAGGTATCGAGAATATATTATTCGGAAGGAAAAGAATCTGCGGGTCAGTATTGCCAGTGATTTACACGACGAAGTAGGAAGCTCGCTTACACGTATTTATTACCAAGCGGACAGCTTAAGTGCAAAGGCTATCCCATTATCAAATGGAAGCAAACAGCTTGAACAGATTGCTGAAACGAGCAGGGATGCACTATTGACGATGAGTGACATGGTTTGGTCTATTGACGCTCGCTTTGATACCGTCAAAGATTTGATTGACAGGATGAAGGACTATGTGTATAAATTACGAGAAGAATTGAATATTGCCTATCACTTTGAAGTGAAAGGTGAGTATACTTTGCTAACTGCATCTCAGATTGTACGGCAGAATCTTTTTCTTATTTTCAAAGAGGCCCTTACCAATGCAACTAAATATGGAGATGGAAAAGCAATAAGTATAGAAATTCAATTTGATGGAAATCCTTACCTTAAAATCCGTAATAGTTATGTGAACGGTCTACAACAAGTCGCCAAAAGACAAGGTGGACGAGGTCTTCATAATATGGAAACGCGTGCGATCAAGATGGGAGGAAGGCTCTGCATTGAGGAGGGAAATGGTATATTTTTATTAACAGTGGAGATTGCTCAACTTCGTTAA
- a CDS encoding response regulator transcription factor translates to MVRIGIIEDDDQIREMLANYFSEQTGFNCLLSAHSVASFFEQWKSDIYLDVILSDIGLPGESGIKGLARIKRQAPKCQVIMLTVYDDAQRVFQALCNGASGYLLKQTPLQKLKEAVLSVYEGGAPMSPSIARMVVEYFNPKNATDLEEKLTPREAQIVTAIEAGCTNKEVAIRLDISLETVKYHIKHIYQKLEVNNRHALITRKYK, encoded by the coding sequence ATGGTACGTATAGGGATAATAGAGGATGACGATCAAATTCGGGAAATGCTCGCTAACTACTTTAGTGAACAAACTGGTTTCAATTGTCTTCTGTCGGCACATTCAGTGGCATCATTCTTTGAACAGTGGAAATCGGATATTTACCTTGATGTGATATTGTCTGATATTGGTCTGCCTGGTGAGTCGGGTATTAAAGGTTTGGCCCGTATCAAACGTCAAGCTCCAAAATGTCAAGTTATCATGTTAACGGTATATGATGATGCCCAACGTGTATTCCAAGCACTATGTAATGGTGCTTCGGGATATCTTTTGAAACAAACACCTCTTCAGAAGTTGAAGGAGGCGGTGCTCTCTGTTTACGAAGGGGGGGCTCCCATGTCGCCCAGTATAGCGCGAATGGTTGTTGAATACTTCAATCCGAAAAATGCCACCGATTTAGAAGAAAAACTAACACCTCGCGAAGCCCAAATTGTAACGGCAATCGAAGCTGGATGTACCAATAAGGAAGTGGCCATACGACTCGATATTTCGTTGGAAACGGTCAAATATCATATTAAACATATCTATCAGAAATTGGAAGTCAACAATCGACATGCGTTGATTACACGGAAATATAAATAG